The following are encoded in a window of Deltaproteobacteria bacterium genomic DNA:
- a CDS encoding HAD family hydrolase has protein sequence METVKAIGFDLFNTLITADPGAIKEAWRRLNTSLGESGLILEREPFKKAYQEAALRFINETKSNGKETHNRFWISAALSALGHEISPDDASISKAVEAYFSTFFDYCRPIPGTREMLEKLQGGFRMGILSNFTHAPVIKDLLERMGLGSFFDIVLVSGAIGFRKPLPLVFEMLVEKLGVEKQQILYVGDDPESDVMGARQAGLRPVWMTYVRDHNLPVVPGYISVQDEEPGPEVPRISDWDQFLALLGKT, from the coding sequence ATGGAAACTGTAAAAGCCATCGGCTTTGATCTGTTCAATACCCTGATTACGGCTGACCCGGGGGCCATCAAGGAAGCCTGGCGCCGTCTGAATACCAGCCTCGGCGAGAGCGGGCTTATACTCGAACGGGAGCCCTTTAAAAAGGCTTACCAGGAAGCGGCCCTCCGGTTTATTAACGAAACCAAGTCCAACGGTAAAGAGACCCATAATCGATTCTGGATCAGCGCCGCCCTGAGTGCCCTGGGCCATGAGATTTCCCCGGACGATGCCAGCATTTCCAAGGCGGTGGAGGCCTACTTCTCAACCTTCTTTGATTATTGCCGGCCCATTCCCGGAACAAGGGAAATGCTCGAAAAACTCCAAGGGGGCTTTCGGATGGGGATCCTGTCCAATTTTACCCATGCTCCGGTTATAAAGGATCTGCTCGAACGGATGGGGCTGGGGTCTTTCTTTGACATTGTCCTGGTCTCCGGCGCAATAGGCTTTCGAAAACCCCTCCCCCTGGTTTTTGAGATGCTGGTGGAAAAACTCGGGGTTGAAAAACAGCAGATCCTCTACGTGGGCGATGACCCTGAATCGGATGTCATGGGGGCCCGGCAGGCCGGGCTCAGGCCGGTCTGGATGACCTATGTCAGGGACCACAACTTACCTGTTGTTCCAGGTTATATCTCGGTTCAGGAT